In Limisalsivibrio acetivorans, one genomic interval encodes:
- the nuoH gene encoding NADH-quinone oxidoreductase subunit NuoH, translating to MLLAIVFTIIKILIVITCTLLGVAYMTWAERKVIGAMQVRLGPTHVGWKGLLQPIADGLKLVVKEDLTPDMVDKPVFIIAPLLGMVPALASFAVIPFAETFTVFGMEIQPYITDLNIGLLYVLALSSVGTYALIMSGWASNSKYALLGSLRSSAQVVSYETAMGLSLVGPALLAGSLSLRDITLAQQGLWFVIPQFVAFIVYMISAVAETNRAPFDLPEAETEIVAGFHVEYSSMKFALFFLAEYANMYLVSALAVVMFLGGWNGPILPPLVWFIGKVLVLMFFYLWLRATLPRLRFDQLMGLGWKILIPIALANILVTSIVVYIVR from the coding sequence ATGTTGCTCGCTATAGTATTCACAATCATCAAGATTCTGATCGTGATTACCTGCACCCTGCTCGGTGTCGCCTACATGACATGGGCAGAGCGTAAGGTAATCGGTGCTATGCAGGTGCGTCTTGGACCCACCCACGTTGGATGGAAAGGTTTACTCCAGCCCATCGCGGATGGTCTCAAGCTCGTGGTTAAGGAAGACCTTACCCCGGATATGGTTGACAAGCCGGTGTTTATTATTGCACCGCTTCTCGGCATGGTTCCGGCGCTTGCATCCTTCGCAGTAATACCCTTTGCCGAGACCTTTACGGTTTTCGGCATGGAGATACAGCCCTATATAACAGACCTTAACATCGGTCTGCTCTATGTACTGGCACTCTCCTCTGTGGGTACATACGCACTCATCATGTCCGGCTGGGCATCGAACTCCAAGTACGCACTTCTTGGTAGTCTTCGTTCATCCGCACAGGTGGTAAGTTACGAAACAGCCATGGGTCTCTCCCTTGTTGGCCCCGCACTTCTCGCAGGCTCACTCAGCCTTAGAGATATAACGCTGGCTCAGCAGGGTCTCTGGTTTGTAATTCCGCAGTTTGTGGCTTTTATAGTCTACATGATTTCAGCGGTTGCAGAGACAAACAGAGCCCCCTTCGACCTTCCCGAGGCGGAGACGGAGATCGTTGCAGGTTTCCATGTGGAGTATTCATCAATGAAGTTTGCTCTCTTCTTCCTGGCAGAGTATGCAAACATGTATCTTGTTTCAGCACTCGCAGTGGTAATGTTCCTCGGCGGCTGGAACGGTCCCATACTCCCCCCGCTTGTCTGGTTTATCGGAAAAGTTCTGGTGCTCATGTTCTTCTACCTCTGGCTCAGGGCTACACTCCCCAGACTTCGTTTTGACCAGCTCATGGGACTTGGCTGGAAGATACTCATACCGATTGCGCTTGCCAATATCTTGGTGACTTCAATCGTGGTTTACATAGTAAGGTAA
- a CDS encoding molybdopterin-dependent oxidoreductase: MQMVNLKINGIEVEVPKDSTILQAAEKAGVHIPVLCHDARLNPFGACRVCLVEAVGNPRLMTACTTPAAPDMEILTNTEKLQKIRKTVMELLLINHPLECPVCDKGGECTLQDLTYETGLTNVRFDAEPNNTEVDHTNPFIERDIDRCVLCGRCVRICDEVVNIQAISFVNRGTETMIGTAFDQPWNCEFCGQCISVCPVGSLNNRVYLFKNRPWNLESVDSVCGLCSCGCYIKLDHEGNEVFRMNEAPEEGANHGYLCAKGRFGFEFINSMERETECRIRKNGDFETVDFEQALDTVSEKLGAIKSEYGSDAIGVLVSPRLTNEEAFLAQKFAREVIGTTNVYSLEPTTSLPEATYEDVENSDCVVTLNIDVTESNPILGLAVRKAARMNDAGLYVYYPSETALKRVATEMHTGTPDAVYAAMDELVAGKTKAAEALKGAENPVVVYSPYNTADLYYAQELKKAYPSLKLVAARSKNNSQGVLDMGAKNGFGPGLKETERGVNLRKGLENQSVKALICLGENVAVRTGWSEIERAYSHLELFMVTDPFMSETAKRGNVYIPVATYAEKNGSFTNLEGRVQEVQKAVDKGVCTDSDVIAALSAKLGKELTADVDEIREMIRKENPLYKDVDFNGGLVKYPYAIKGEFEKETVAAGEGSFYLYPAALRLHSGSYTRWSHDLAKVYGDAKLIINDKDAEAAGIESGNEVAVKAGDVIRVFAAEVDKNMTKGCVSLPEDYADTADLFTKGRVLKVSIEKSG, translated from the coding sequence ATGCAGATGGTAAATCTTAAGATAAACGGAATAGAGGTAGAAGTACCGAAGGATTCCACCATCCTCCAGGCGGCTGAGAAGGCCGGGGTGCATATCCCCGTGCTTTGCCACGATGCACGTCTGAACCCCTTCGGAGCGTGCAGGGTATGTCTTGTCGAGGCTGTGGGTAACCCCAGACTCATGACTGCATGTACCACTCCCGCCGCACCGGATATGGAAATCCTTACAAACACAGAGAAGCTTCAGAAGATCAGAAAGACCGTTATGGAGCTTCTTCTCATAAACCACCCCCTTGAGTGCCCCGTATGCGACAAGGGTGGTGAATGTACACTACAGGATCTCACCTACGAGACCGGGCTTACAAACGTTCGTTTCGATGCAGAGCCTAACAACACCGAGGTCGATCACACAAACCCATTCATCGAAAGGGATATAGACCGCTGTGTTCTCTGCGGACGCTGTGTGCGTATCTGTGACGAGGTTGTCAATATCCAGGCGATCAGCTTCGTTAACAGAGGTACGGAGACGATGATCGGAACCGCCTTCGACCAGCCTTGGAACTGCGAATTCTGCGGACAGTGTATCAGCGTATGCCCAGTGGGCTCGCTGAACAACAGGGTTTATCTCTTCAAAAACAGACCCTGGAACCTTGAATCGGTAGACTCTGTATGCGGCCTCTGCTCCTGCGGATGCTACATAAAGCTCGACCACGAAGGTAACGAAGTCTTTCGTATGAACGAAGCACCTGAAGAGGGAGCCAACCATGGTTATCTCTGCGCTAAGGGTCGTTTCGGATTTGAATTCATCAACAGCATGGAGCGTGAGACAGAGTGCAGGATCAGAAAGAACGGCGATTTCGAGACTGTGGATTTTGAGCAGGCACTCGATACCGTTTCCGAGAAGCTCGGAGCCATCAAGAGCGAGTATGGTTCGGATGCCATCGGCGTTCTTGTTTCACCCAGACTTACCAACGAAGAAGCCTTCCTTGCACAGAAGTTTGCAAGAGAGGTTATCGGAACCACAAACGTATACTCACTTGAGCCTACCACATCGCTTCCTGAGGCTACCTATGAGGATGTCGAGAACAGCGACTGTGTTGTTACGCTCAATATAGATGTAACCGAATCAAACCCCATCCTTGGTCTTGCAGTGCGCAAGGCGGCGAGGATGAATGATGCGGGTCTTTACGTGTACTATCCCAGCGAAACCGCTCTTAAGCGTGTGGCTACTGAGATGCACACCGGAACCCCCGACGCTGTTTATGCAGCAATGGACGAGCTTGTTGCTGGAAAAACCAAAGCTGCAGAAGCTCTCAAGGGAGCCGAGAACCCCGTCGTTGTTTACAGCCCTTACAACACTGCGGATCTTTACTACGCACAAGAGCTTAAGAAGGCATATCCCTCTCTTAAGCTTGTAGCCGCAAGGAGCAAGAACAACTCCCAGGGTGTTCTTGATATGGGAGCTAAAAACGGATTTGGCCCTGGCCTAAAAGAGACCGAGAGGGGTGTTAACCTCAGAAAGGGTCTTGAGAATCAATCAGTAAAAGCACTCATCTGCCTCGGTGAAAACGTTGCCGTGCGCACAGGGTGGAGCGAGATTGAGCGGGCGTACAGCCACCTTGAACTCTTTATGGTTACCGACCCCTTCATGAGCGAAACGGCAAAGAGAGGAAACGTATACATTCCCGTTGCCACCTACGCTGAGAAGAACGGAAGCTTTACAAACCTTGAAGGAAGGGTTCAGGAAGTACAAAAGGCAGTAGACAAAGGCGTATGTACTGATTCAGACGTTATCGCCGCACTCTCCGCAAAGCTTGGCAAAGAGCTTACTGCGGATGTGGACGAGATAAGGGAGATGATCAGGAAGGAGAATCCCCTTTATAAAGATGTGGACTTCAACGGCGGACTAGTCAAGTATCCCTATGCAATCAAAGGGGAATTTGAGAAAGAGACCGTTGCGGCAGGAGAGGGAAGCTTCTATCTTTATCCCGCTGCTCTCAGGCTGCACAGCGGTTCATACACAAGATGGTCCCATGACCTTGCCAAGGTTTACGGCGATGCGAAGCTTATCATTAATGATAAGGATGCCGAAGCTGCCGGTATAGAGTCAGGGAATGAGGTTGCGGTTAAGGCCGGTGATGTAATCCGGGTTTTTGCAGCTGAAGTGGATAAGAACATGACAAAGGGATGTGTATCCCTCCCTGAAGATTACGCCGATACGGCGGACCTCTTCACCAAGGGCAGAGTTCTTAAGGTCTCCATCGAGAAGAGTGGTTGA
- the nuoF gene encoding NADH-quinone oxidoreductase subunit NuoF, with translation MSEYKTDQIEVHVCMGTAGVASGGQAVMDALDREFEKRGLTNTDVKERNCKAKQTGCRGLCARDVLIDVYIPGQGPVTYEHVTDEMVPTIIEEHIVGGEVVTKWAAKKDYFAFYDKQKRYVLNDCGKVDPDSLEDYIAHGGYEALKKVLEMKPEDVIEEVKKAGLRGRGGGGFPTGLKWTFCRNTPGKTKYLICNADEGDPGAFMDRSIIEGNPHAVIEGMLISAYAIGCTDGYIYCRAEYPLAIKRVRKALIDAEEAGYLGDSVLGKEFGFHLKLKEGAGAFVCGEETALIASIEGERGMPRPRPPFPAVKGLWQKPSNVNNVETFANLPLIILNGSEWYADIGTEKSKGTKIFALSGKVKSTGLVEVPMGITVRELIFEVGGGIPKKRKFKAVQLGGPSGGCLTADHLDTSIDYDSLIAAGAMMGSGGVVVLDETNCMVNVAQFFLTFTQRESCGKCIPCRIGTKTMLDILDRITTGNGREGDIEKLESIAQDIKVSSLCGLGQTAPNPVLTTIRYFRDEYESHIYESECPARECAELIKFIVAEDRCKKCGLCKKACPVDAITWEKGQLAYIHHDKCVKCRECIVNCPFNAID, from the coding sequence ATGAGCGAATATAAAACAGATCAGATTGAAGTTCATGTTTGTATGGGAACCGCTGGAGTAGCCTCCGGCGGTCAGGCTGTTATGGACGCCCTTGACAGGGAGTTTGAGAAAAGAGGCCTTACTAATACAGATGTGAAAGAGCGTAACTGCAAGGCAAAGCAGACCGGTTGCCGGGGTCTTTGCGCACGTGACGTTCTTATTGATGTATACATACCCGGACAGGGCCCCGTCACCTATGAGCATGTCACCGATGAGATGGTTCCCACCATCATCGAAGAGCATATTGTGGGTGGAGAGGTTGTTACCAAGTGGGCCGCAAAGAAGGACTACTTCGCTTTCTACGACAAGCAGAAGCGTTATGTCCTTAACGACTGCGGTAAGGTAGACCCCGACAGCCTCGAGGACTACATAGCCCACGGCGGTTACGAGGCCCTTAAGAAGGTTCTCGAGATGAAGCCCGAAGATGTCATCGAAGAGGTTAAGAAAGCTGGCCTTAGAGGACGCGGGGGCGGTGGTTTCCCCACCGGTCTTAAGTGGACCTTCTGCCGAAACACACCTGGCAAAACAAAATACCTTATCTGTAACGCAGATGAGGGTGACCCCGGTGCCTTCATGGACCGTTCCATCATTGAGGGTAACCCCCACGCAGTTATAGAAGGAATGCTTATATCAGCCTATGCCATAGGCTGTACAGACGGATACATATACTGCCGTGCTGAGTACCCCCTTGCAATCAAGAGGGTTCGTAAGGCACTTATCGATGCCGAAGAGGCAGGATACCTCGGAGACAGTGTTCTTGGAAAGGAATTCGGTTTCCACCTTAAGCTTAAAGAGGGTGCGGGAGCCTTCGTTTGCGGTGAGGAGACAGCTCTTATCGCATCCATCGAGGGTGAAAGGGGAATGCCCAGACCCAGACCCCCCTTCCCCGCAGTTAAGGGACTCTGGCAGAAGCCCTCAAACGTTAACAACGTTGAGACCTTTGCGAACCTCCCTCTCATTATCCTTAACGGTTCAGAATGGTACGCAGATATCGGTACAGAGAAGTCCAAGGGAACAAAGATCTTCGCACTCTCCGGAAAGGTGAAGTCCACAGGTCTTGTTGAGGTTCCCATGGGTATTACCGTAAGGGAGCTTATCTTTGAGGTTGGCGGCGGTATCCCCAAAAAGAGAAAGTTCAAGGCTGTTCAGCTCGGCGGGCCCTCCGGCGGATGTCTCACTGCGGATCACCTTGATACTTCGATAGATTATGACTCACTCATCGCAGCTGGTGCGATGATGGGTTCCGGCGGTGTGGTTGTTCTTGATGAGACCAACTGCATGGTGAACGTTGCCCAGTTCTTCCTCACATTCACCCAGAGGGAGTCCTGCGGTAAATGTATCCCCTGCCGTATCGGAACGAAGACGATGCTTGACATCCTTGACCGTATTACGACCGGAAACGGGCGTGAGGGTGATATCGAGAAGCTTGAGTCCATCGCTCAGGATATTAAGGTATCATCACTCTGCGGTCTCGGACAAACAGCTCCCAACCCCGTTCTCACTACTATCCGCTACTTCAGGGATGAGTACGAATCACATATCTATGAGAGCGAGTGCCCCGCAAGGGAGTGTGCTGAGCTTATCAAGTTCATCGTGGCCGAGGACAGATGTAAGAAATGCGGTCTCTGCAAGAAGGCCTGCCCCGTTGATGCTATAACATGGGAAAAGGGCCAGCTTGCATACATACACCATGACAAGTGCGTTAAGTGCCGTGAGTGCATTGTAAACTGCCCGTTCAACGCAATAGACTAA
- the nuoE gene encoding NADH-quinone oxidoreductase subunit NuoE, with protein MAEDKTAVEETAQQIEEEEPERTAEELDWTKCDAICKEYVGMKGSTIPVLQKVQDAYGYLYPEVVERIGENLNISSHVLYGVITFYAQFYTKPRGKYVIRVCRGTACHVSGSGRISEVVNEEFGIHDGETDPDKMFTLEEVSCIGACGMAPVIMVNDNTHGNLTPEESRKIFRDYAAGKYEEEE; from the coding sequence ATGGCTGAAGATAAGACAGCTGTAGAAGAAACAGCTCAACAAATAGAAGAGGAAGAGCCGGAGCGTACAGCAGAAGAGCTCGACTGGACCAAGTGCGATGCGATCTGCAAGGAATACGTAGGCATGAAAGGTTCAACTATCCCGGTTCTTCAGAAGGTTCAGGATGCCTACGGATACCTCTATCCCGAGGTTGTGGAGCGTATTGGAGAGAATCTCAACATCTCCTCACACGTTCTCTACGGCGTTATAACCTTCTATGCACAGTTCTACACCAAGCCCAGAGGAAAGTATGTCATCAGGGTTTGCAGAGGAACTGCATGTCACGTTAGCGGCTCCGGACGTATCTCCGAGGTTGTTAATGAGGAGTTCGGAATCCACGATGGTGAGACTGATCCGGACAAAATGTTCACCCTTGAGGAAGTTTCCTGCATCGGCGCATGCGGTATGGCACCGGTTATCATGGTTAACGACAACACCCACGGTAACCTTACCCCCGAAGAATCCAGAAAGATTTTCAGGGACTACGCCGCAGGCAAATACGAAGAGGAAGAATAG
- the nuoD gene encoding NADH dehydrogenase (quinone) subunit D — translation MEDIKNKVSEVVTVNMGPQHPSTHGVLRLVVDLDGETIVKVDPDVGYLHRGTEKLAENRTYHQFIPLTDRLDYLSPLSNNLAYCLAVEKFFNVEIPERGDYLRVILTELSRIVSHLVWIATHALDIGAMTVFIYAFRERERVLDMFECATGQRMTSSWIRIGGIRQDMPEEFFELAESFIKEFPSLIDTYERLLTNNRIWKGRTIGIGILNAEDAMDYGTSGPLMRGAGIDFDLRRDEGYCCYDKFDFEVPTQPEGDTYARYKVRIKELRESNRIVEQALANLPEGEVMTDDPRLSMPKHEDVYERMESLIRRFYLISKGFKPPKGETYQGIEAPKGELGFYIVSEGEERPYRLKIRAPSFINLGVLNHMAEGHMLADLVAIIGTNDVVLGEIDR, via the coding sequence ATGGAAGATATAAAGAACAAAGTATCCGAAGTAGTCACGGTGAATATGGGGCCTCAGCACCCCAGTACTCACGGTGTTCTCAGGCTCGTTGTCGATCTTGACGGCGAGACTATTGTGAAAGTTGATCCCGATGTGGGATACCTGCACAGGGGTACGGAGAAGCTTGCGGAAAACAGAACCTATCATCAGTTCATACCTCTTACCGACAGGCTCGACTACCTCTCACCCCTTTCAAATAACCTTGCGTACTGTCTCGCCGTTGAAAAATTCTTCAACGTTGAGATACCCGAGAGAGGGGACTATCTCAGGGTTATCCTCACAGAGCTCTCAAGAATAGTGAGCCACCTCGTATGGATCGCCACCCACGCCCTCGATATCGGTGCGATGACAGTCTTCATCTACGCATTCCGTGAGCGTGAAAGGGTTCTCGATATGTTCGAGTGCGCCACAGGGCAGAGGATGACATCATCCTGGATCCGCATAGGCGGTATCCGTCAGGATATGCCCGAGGAGTTCTTTGAGCTGGCAGAATCCTTTATCAAGGAATTCCCCAGTCTTATAGACACCTACGAGAGGCTTCTTACAAACAACAGAATATGGAAAGGCAGAACCATCGGCATCGGTATCCTCAATGCAGAGGACGCTATGGACTACGGTACCAGTGGTCCCCTCATGAGAGGCGCCGGTATCGACTTCGACCTCAGAAGGGACGAAGGCTACTGCTGCTACGATAAATTCGATTTCGAAGTTCCTACACAGCCCGAAGGTGATACCTATGCACGCTACAAGGTGCGTATAAAGGAATTGCGCGAGTCCAACAGGATCGTTGAACAGGCTCTTGCAAACCTTCCCGAGGGCGAGGTTATGACCGATGACCCCAGGCTTTCAATGCCCAAGCATGAGGACGTTTACGAGAGGATGGAATCCCTCATCAGACGTTTCTACCTCATCTCCAAAGGTTTCAAACCCCCGAAGGGTGAAACCTATCAGGGTATTGAGGCTCCCAAGGGTGAGCTCGGTTTCTATATCGTGAGCGAAGGGGAAGAAAGACCCTACAGGCTCAAGATACGTGCTCCCTCCTTCATAAACCTCGGCGTTCTTAACCATATGGCAGAAGGACACATGCTTGCAGACCTCGTTGCAATCATCGGTACGAACGATGTCGTACTCGGTGAGATCGACAGGTAA
- a CDS encoding NADH-quinone oxidoreductase subunit C: MTFEELKSSLEQDFQGKVNCYEQFGCNFIRVKDEADYLDVLTTLKEKYSFKYMVDVVAVHWPKKEDKFEVTNNIFSIENKLRVFVKLSKKDNVYPTITGIWKGANIMEREQYDLVGVEFEGHPDLRRVLLPDFFEGHPLRKDFPLKERKWFNKTDEQGLGIKYSK; this comes from the coding sequence ATGACATTCGAAGAACTGAAAAGCAGTCTTGAACAGGACTTTCAGGGTAAAGTGAACTGCTACGAGCAGTTCGGCTGTAACTTCATCAGGGTTAAGGACGAGGCGGACTACCTCGATGTTCTTACTACACTCAAGGAAAAGTACAGCTTCAAGTATATGGTGGATGTTGTTGCTGTGCACTGGCCCAAGAAAGAAGATAAATTCGAAGTTACAAACAACATCTTCTCCATCGAGAACAAGCTCAGAGTTTTCGTAAAGCTCTCCAAGAAGGATAATGTTTACCCCACAATCACAGGGATCTGGAAGGGTGCAAACATCATGGAGAGAGAGCAGTATGACCTCGTGGGAGTCGAGTTCGAAGGACACCCCGACCTCAGAAGGGTTCTCCTCCCCGACTTCTTTGAAGGACACCCGCTTCGTAAGGACTTCCCCCTTAAAGAGAGGAAGTGGTTCAACAAAACCGACGAGCAGGGCCTCGGTATCAAGTACTCTAAGTAA
- a CDS encoding NuoB/complex I 20 kDa subunit family protein, with amino-acid sequence MGLIDNKLPDNVLTTTVDNVINWARKSSLWPVTFGLACCAIEMMATGAAKHDLDRLGVIFRATPRQSDVMIVAGTVTRKMAPVVRKVYEQMPEPKWVIAMGSCATSGGIYDTYSTVQGVDEVIPVDFFIPGCPPRPEALLDAIVALQDKIMTEKVVRKQGDA; translated from the coding sequence ATGGGTCTAATAGACAACAAACTGCCAGATAATGTGCTAACAACTACGGTTGACAATGTTATCAACTGGGCGAGGAAGTCTTCGCTCTGGCCTGTAACCTTTGGTCTTGCCTGTTGCGCCATTGAGATGATGGCTACAGGTGCTGCAAAGCACGACCTCGACCGTCTTGGTGTTATCTTCCGTGCGACGCCCCGTCAGTCCGATGTTATGATCGTTGCCGGTACGGTTACCAGAAAGATGGCCCCCGTTGTAAGAAAGGTTTACGAGCAGATGCCCGAGCCTAAGTGGGTTATCGCCATGGGCAGCTGTGCCACTTCCGGCGGTATATATGATACCTACTCAACTGTACAGGGTGTTGACGAGGTTATCCCCGTGGACTTCTTCATTCCCGGATGCCCCCCCAGACCCGAAGCGCTTCTTGATGCCATCGTTGCTCTGCAGGATAAGATTATGACCGAAAAGGTTGTTAGAAAGCAGGGGGATGCGTAA
- a CDS encoding NADH-quinone oxidoreductase subunit A, whose amino-acid sequence MNEYLPVALMFLIAGLIGAVTMVVGGIVRPRKYGKVKNSVYECGMPEFSDARKRYNVRFYIIAMLFVIFDVETVFLFPWAVSFDMIGLYGLIEMILFLVILIFGYFYAWRKGALEWV is encoded by the coding sequence ATGAACGAATATTTGCCAGTAGCTTTAATGTTTTTGATCGCCGGTCTTATTGGTGCCGTCACTATGGTAGTTGGCGGTATTGTGCGTCCCCGTAAATACGGTAAAGTTAAGAACTCAGTGTACGAATGTGGTATGCCCGAGTTCAGTGACGCCCGTAAACGGTACAATGTCAGATTCTATATAATAGCCATGCTTTTCGTCATTTTTGACGTGGAAACGGTCTTCCTGTTTCCCTGGGCAGTGTCATTTGACATGATTGGCCTGTATGGACTGATAGAGATGATACTGTTTCTTGTAATCCTCATTTTCGGATATTTCTATGCCTGGAGGAAAGGAGCTTTAGAATGGGTCTAA
- a CDS encoding RluA family pseudouridine synthase — MRFSDDIDETFEFTAEERGVRLDVLIASRIGRSRSLAAELINEGFVEVNGRIVSKSAKIKGGESVRVEIPHEELPHLEPQDVPFDVVHEEENLLIINKPPGITVHPAPGSPDNTLVNGILYRYSINDENEFRPGIVHRLDKDTSGLLVVAKNRDAREKLSALFLNREVEKLYTAFCFGNPGFIEKRVDAPIGRHPVDRKRMTVREDGRNALSDITVVEKYGKAFKAQVKIHTGRTHQIRVHMQHLGFPILGDSVYGPKHNTGFKMPRQALHSARLIFRNPFDKNMLDFSAPLPEDMAVLEGALKRSSSH, encoded by the coding sequence TTGCGTTTTTCGGATGACATAGATGAAACATTCGAGTTCACCGCCGAGGAGCGTGGTGTCCGCCTTGACGTCCTTATCGCATCGAGGATCGGCAGAAGCCGGAGTCTTGCCGCAGAGCTTATTAATGAGGGTTTTGTGGAGGTGAACGGCCGGATCGTTTCAAAATCCGCCAAGATCAAGGGGGGAGAGAGTGTAAGGGTAGAGATACCCCATGAAGAGCTCCCGCACCTCGAACCCCAGGATGTACCTTTTGATGTGGTCCATGAAGAGGAGAACTTACTGATAATCAATAAGCCACCCGGAATAACCGTGCATCCCGCCCCGGGATCGCCCGATAATACCCTTGTTAATGGAATACTATACAGGTACAGTATCAATGATGAAAACGAATTCCGCCCCGGTATAGTCCACAGGCTTGACAAGGACACCTCGGGGCTGTTAGTTGTGGCGAAGAACAGGGATGCCCGGGAGAAGCTCTCCGCCCTGTTCCTCAATAGGGAAGTGGAGAAGCTGTATACTGCTTTCTGCTTCGGTAATCCCGGTTTCATTGAGAAAAGGGTGGATGCGCCCATAGGCCGGCACCCCGTGGACAGGAAAAGGATGACTGTCCGGGAGGATGGAAGAAACGCACTCAGCGACATAACTGTTGTTGAAAAATACGGTAAAGCCTTTAAGGCTCAAGTGAAGATCCACACCGGGAGAACCCATCAGATAAGGGTTCATATGCAGCATCTGGGCTTCCCTATACTGGGAGATTCGGTGTATGGCCCAAAACATAACACCGGTTTCAAAATGCCGAGACAGGCTCTGCACTCGGCCCGGCTGATCTTCAGAAACCCGTTTGACAAAAATATGCTTGATTTTTCGGCCCCCCTGCCCGAAGATATGGCGGTTCTGGAAGGCGCCCTGAAGCGCTCCTCTAGCCATTGA
- the rpsF gene encoding 30S ribosomal protein S6, translating to MNTYETVFIVRPDASQEELDKNVEFYKGLIEQNGGEIIKVEPWGKLHLAYEIRNSKEGHYFLIQYNAEHDFNDELEKRYRFNEDILRSVVVKIDEKKFKLKPKKDPTPRPDRRGGGRGRDGRDGRDNRDNRDRNPRRPRDDNDSRDNRSADRPSERPAENTEKKEAPEKKEASQEKSAE from the coding sequence TTGAATACCTATGAAACTGTGTTCATAGTTCGCCCTGACGCATCTCAGGAAGAACTGGACAAAAACGTTGAGTTCTACAAAGGACTCATTGAGCAGAATGGCGGCGAGATCATCAAGGTCGAGCCCTGGGGCAAGCTTCACCTCGCCTACGAAATCAGAAACTCCAAGGAAGGACACTACTTCCTCATCCAGTACAACGCAGAGCACGACTTCAACGATGAACTCGAAAAGCGTTACCGCTTCAACGAGGACATCCTCAGAAGCGTTGTAGTCAAGATCGACGAGAAGAAGTTCAAGCTTAAGCCCAAGAAGGACCCGACCCCCAGACCCGACCGCAGAGGCGGCGGAAGAGGACGTGACGGCAGAGACGGAAGAGATAACAGGGACAACAGGGACAGAAACCCCAGAAGACCCAGAGATGACAACGACAGCAGAGACAACAGATCAGCTGACAGACCCTCCGAGAGACCTGCTGAAAACACGGAAAAGAAAGAAGCTCCCGAAAAGAAAGAGGCTTCCCAGGAAAAGAGCGCGGAGTAA
- the ssb gene encoding single-stranded DNA-binding protein: protein MGSLNKVILLGNVTRNPEVRYVPGKDLAVAKFGLAVNRRTREREETCFIDIVAFGKTGEICGEYLSKGSPVLIEGRLSFNTWEQEGQKRSKHEVVAENVQFVSSRGGDSGGGGGSYGGGSSSGGSGSYGGSGGSGGSGGSGGDDFNEDDIPF from the coding sequence ATGGGCTCTTTGAACAAGGTTATCCTGCTAGGCAATGTAACGAGAAACCCTGAAGTCAGGTATGTCCCCGGTAAGGATCTTGCCGTGGCGAAATTCGGTCTTGCCGTAAACAGAAGAACTCGAGAGAGAGAAGAAACCTGCTTTATTGATATCGTCGCCTTCGGTAAAACCGGTGAGATCTGCGGCGAATATCTCAGCAAGGGAAGCCCTGTTCTCATCGAAGGTCGTCTTTCCTTCAACACCTGGGAGCAGGAAGGGCAGAAGCGCAGCAAGCACGAAGTTGTTGCTGAGAATGTCCAGTTTGTTTCCAGCCGGGGCGGTGATTCCGGCGGTGGCGGCGGCTCTTACGGAGGCGGTTCCTCATCCGGCGGCTCAGGCAGCTACGGCGGTTCAGGCGGCTCTGGAGGCTCAGGCGGTTCCGGCGGTGATGACTTCAACGAAGACGACATACCCTTTTAA
- the rpsR gene encoding 30S ribosomal protein S18, with the protein MAVMKRRFQRKKVCRFCAEKIDIDYKDAKLLRSFVTERGKIMPRRLTGTCAKHQRQLASAVKTARSIALLPFALDK; encoded by the coding sequence ATGGCTGTAATGAAAAGAAGATTTCAGAGAAAGAAGGTTTGCAGATTCTGTGCAGAAAAGATAGATATCGACTACAAGGATGCCAAGCTTCTCAGAAGCTTTGTAACCGAAAGGGGCAAGATTATGCCCAGAAGGCTTACAGGAACATGCGCAAAGCACCAGAGGCAACTCGCCTCCGCTGTTAAAACAGCACGTTCCATTGCGCTTCTCCCCTTCGCACTCGATAAGTAA